A section of the Candidatus Krumholzibacteriia bacterium genome encodes:
- the dtd gene encoding D-aminoacyl-tRNA deacylase, whose translation MRVVVQRVAEASVTVAGRETGRIGPGFVVLAGFRKGDNEEAVRWMARKVASLRVFEDEAERMSLALDAVQGSVLVVSQFTLYGDVRKGARPSFDASAAPGDARALYDRFVAAMREELPGRVETGEFQASMQVSLVNDGPVTIVIDRD comes from the coding sequence ATGCGCGTGGTGGTGCAGCGCGTGGCCGAGGCCAGCGTGACGGTGGCGGGCCGCGAGACCGGGCGCATCGGGCCGGGCTTCGTGGTGCTGGCGGGATTCCGCAAGGGCGACAACGAGGAAGCGGTGCGCTGGATGGCGCGCAAGGTGGCGTCGCTGCGCGTGTTCGAGGACGAAGCGGAACGCATGTCGCTGGCGCTGGATGCGGTGCAGGGGAGTGTTCTGGTGGTGTCGCAGTTCACCCTCTACGGCGATGTGCGCAAGGGTGCGCGCCCCAGCTTCGATGCGAGTGCGGCCCCGGGCGATGCGCGCGCGCTGTACGACCGCTTCGTCGCGGCCATGCGCGAAGAACTGCCCGGCCGGGTGGAGACGGGCGAGTTCCAGGCGTCGATGCAGGTGTCGCTGGTGAACGACGGGCCGGTAACCATCGTGATCGACAGGGACTGA
- a CDS encoding Maf family protein, whose translation MNPFLAPEHQRGLVLASRSPRRIEILRGLGFDFEVEPAPEHLEEDIAHDDVFAVPALLAERKCAHVAARRPQALVVAADTVVIVDGVILNKPADDAEAARFLRALAGRSHHVVTGVALRRDARGLAMSGSERTRVTFRDLDDAEIERYVATGEGRDKAGSYAAQGIGAGLIRSVEGCFFNVVGLPVARLLDMMKQV comes from the coding sequence GTGAACCCCTTCCTCGCTCCCGAACATCAGCGCGGCCTCGTGCTGGCGTCGCGCTCGCCGCGCCGCATCGAAATTCTGCGCGGCCTCGGCTTCGACTTCGAGGTGGAGCCCGCGCCGGAGCACCTCGAGGAAGACATCGCCCACGACGACGTGTTCGCGGTACCCGCGCTGCTCGCGGAGCGCAAGTGCGCGCACGTGGCCGCGCGCCGTCCGCAGGCGCTGGTGGTCGCGGCCGACACCGTGGTCATCGTGGACGGCGTCATCCTCAACAAGCCCGCCGACGACGCCGAGGCGGCCCGGTTTCTGCGCGCACTCGCCGGACGCAGCCACCACGTCGTCACCGGTGTCGCCCTGCGCCGCGATGCGCGCGGGCTGGCGATGTCCGGGAGCGAGCGCACCCGCGTGACCTTTCGCGACCTCGACGACGCCGAGATCGAGCGCTACGTCGCCACCGGTGAGGGGCGCGACAAGGCCGGGTCGTACGCCGCGCAGGGAATCGGCGCTGGGCTGATTCGTTCCGTCGAGGGATGTTTCTTCAACGTGGTCGGGCTGCCGGTGGCGCGACTGCTGGACATGATGAAGCAGGTGTAA